The uncultured Desulfatiglans sp. DNA window GGACGACTGAATCGGCCTGCAGCTGCTCAGCTTCCCCGTCCTTTTCGATCTCCACGAACCCGTCGCCGATCGCCACCGCCTTCGCTCCGGTCAGGACCGTGACCCCGAGGCGCTTCAGCTCCGCCATGACGGTCCAGCGGGTGGACTGGCCGATGTCCTTGCCGGCCTTTTTAAGCATCTCCACCACCACGACTTCCTTGATCCCCCGGTCGATGCCGTTCAGGAGCGTTTCGACGCTCTCGGCCCGGTTCGCCATCAGGAAGTGGAGCACCTCGGGCGGCAAGGTCCCTATGCTCGCGAGGTACAGGGCGGTCTCAAGGCCGACGGCGTTGCCCCCGATGACCACCACCCGCCGGCCGACGCCAGCCCTGCCATCCAGCAGATCCCAGGACTGCACTACATCGGGCCGCTCGATGCCGGGGATCGGCGGCTTCATGGGCCTGGCGCCCGTGGCGATGACAACCGCATCCGGGCGGATCTCCTTGACCGCCGCGACATCGGCGGCCTGCCCCAAACGGACGTCGACCGGCAGCTCGGCCAGATGCGCCGCCAGGTCCCTGGCCGCCGTCACCATCTCGCCCCGCCCCGGGATGAGTCGGTTCAGCAGCAGCTGCCCGCCCAACCGGTCAGCCTTTTCGAAGAGGATGACCTCGTGCCCGCGCTCGGCCGCTGTGCGGGCGCACTTCATGCCGGCGGGGCCGCCGCCGATCACCACCACGCGTTTCGGCTGCGCGGCGGGCTCGGCGCGCCATTGCCCCTCCATCCCGGCCTGCGGGTTCACCAGGCACGTCGCCGGGCGGAAGCTGAAGATGCTGTCGAAGCATCCCTGGTTGCAACCGATGCAGTGATCGATCAGATGAGCCTTTCCTTCGCGCGCCTTCCGCGGCAGTTCGGGATCGGCCAGCAGGCCCCGCGCCATGGTGACGAGATCGACCCCGCCGCTGCGCAGGACCTCTTCGGCCGTCTCCGGGTCGTTGATACGGTTGCTCGCCAGGACCGGCACGCCGACGGCCGATTTCACGCCCTGGGCGAGATACACGTAGCCCGCCCGCGGGACGTGCATGGTGAGCTGGGGGACGCGCGTCTCGTGCCATCCGCCCGTCACATTGAAAAGGTCCACGCCCGCCTTCTCCAAAGCCGCCGCAAAAGCGCGCGCCTCTGCGTTCCCGTTCCCGCCCTCCATGAAATCATTCCCCGCCAGCCGCATGATGATCGGGTAGTCCGGGCCTACCGCGCGCCGCACCTTCTCGACCACCTCCACCCCGAAGCGCATCCGGTTTTCGAGCGACCCCCCGTAGCGGTCTTCGCGCAGGTTGGTGAGCGGGGAAAAGAACTGGCTGATCAGATAACCGGCGCTCCCGAGGATCTCCACGGCGTCGAACCCCGCCTTCCGCGCCCGGACCGCCGCTTCGGCGAAATGCTCCTGCACCTCCGGGATCTCCGCCAGGTCGAGCGCGCGCGGGGTCTCTCCGGTCAGCCGGGAGCGGACGGCCGAGGCGGAAAACGGCTGTCTCCCGCCGATCATAGCCGAATGGGTGTAGCGCCCCGCCTGGTAGAGCTGGGCCGCAATCCTGCCGCCCGCATCGTGCACCGCCGAGGTCAGCCGCTCGAGCCCAGGCAGAAAGCGGTCTTCGTGAAGGCAGATCATGTTCGCCATGCCGGCGTATTCGTCGATCGGGCACCCTCCTACGATGATCAGGCCCACACCGCTCCGGGCCCTCGGGACATAGAAATCGATCAGCCGGTCCGTCACGGTGCCCTCGGGGGTGTATCCGAGGTGCATGGCCGTCATGACGATCCGGTTCTGAAGATTCATGCCGTTGATGCTTACAGGGGAAAAAAGATGGGGGAATTGCATGCCTTCTCCTCCTCAATGGTCTGGCGGCGTTCAAAAACGGGGGCTGAAAAACAGGGACGCGGATGGCCTTGAAGGCGATCCGGCAGCCGAAAAGCGCCATTCGGGCCGGAGGGCCCGAATCCGGGTGGTCGAGCGGCCTGCATCCATCCCTCGATGAACGGCTCGAGCCGCCCTCCATAGGCGGCCGAATATGCACTCAGGCCCGACGGCCGTTCCCGGCGGAGGCCGCCTGAGGCCATGGCGATGGAAATGCGGGTGGCAGGGCCTGCCCGAGAGCACCCGATCAGGAGGGCCCGTTCACCTCGGATCACCCATCGACGGCTGACATCGGATTATAGGCGGAAGAGCCGGCATCGGCAAGGGATTTGCTCCCACTCGGACCGGTGCCGCGGCCGCTTCCAGGCGCTGACCCAGTTTCCGTCCGGAAATGGTCTTTTTTGCCAATCTCGGCGTCAATCTGCACGTTTGCTTGTGCGGCGACCACCAGGTCGCCTCCGCGCAAACGCTTGATTTCCTTGATATTGGCCAAACCGGGACCCGCCCCGCAGGGGTGGGACTGAGCACGCGCAGTGTGTAAAGAAAAATCCTCATTTCCGGACTGGAAACTGGGTTGTACGGGGAAATCATTTCCGCCTAGTGAAGCGTGAGGTCGTCGGGATCATCCGGCATTTCGCGAAGATAACGCCTTTTCCTTATCCATGCCCTCACAAACGCATAGACAGAGGCGAGGGCAGCCAGGACGAAGAGGATCTCGTAGAGGTGGCCGCTCAGGTAGCTCAGCCAGGACACGCTGGCCCGCAGGTCATCCCGCCACTCCTTCTCGAACCGCCCCGGCGTCAGGAAAAAATCCCGTTCGATCACCTCCTCCAAATCCGCTCCGGAGGCCATCGAGGCGAGGATCCGCATCAGCGCCTCCCGCCCGTAGCGCTCCACGATATAGAGGACAACCGATTTGCTTTGCTCATAAGCCAAACGGAGAGGATACTCCTCCAGCGGGAATCCGCCTTCGAGGTGGCGCAGCGGGATGAGGCGCCCGGAGAGCACGGCCTGATCCAGCAGACCCGCCCTCTGATCCATCACGATCTCGCTGACGCCGTCGGTCGCCCACTGGCAGACGCCTTCGTCGAACCACCTCGGCAGTGGGACCTCCGTGATCCGGCTGTGCAGCAGCAGATGACACATCTCGTGCTTGAGGATGGTCTCGAGGCTGAAGGGTTTCTCGAAGCCCCGGGAGCACTCCATCACGATCAGGTTCCTCGCCGGGACCGCGAAGGCCACGATCACCCCGCTCTGCGTCGAGCGCTCGAAGGCCGCCCTGTCGGCCGTCAACAGGACTTCGGGAGGCGTCTTCAACCTCCAGCCGAACACGGCCTCCAGTTCCGCGTTCGCCGCCGGGTATGCCGAAAGGACCTCCCTGGCGCGTTCTTCGAGGCCCGGCTCGTAGTGGACCCGCAAGAAAGGGGATTCGATAGCCTCGAGCGGACCGCTCCGCCCCCACGCACTCCCCATCATGCAGAGGCTGAGAATACAGAGAATCAGGTAAATAGAATTCGAGGGGCGCGCCATGCCGCCTTCCGCCTTTCTTCCGCGTCGACCATCGTCCGCCGCTTCTCCGGCTGCCGATGCACGTGCCCGGTCGCCCTCGCCGCTTTTCAGGCCACCGATGCAAGACCCCGGAAGCCCTCTCCTCGACATCCGGCATTACGCCCCGTCGCGAGGCGCGGAGCCTTTTCAACGGGCGGCCTGGAAATGGGCTTGAAAAGCCCCAAACCATTCCGTAGGATGCCTTGGGCCGTCGAGGAGCCGTTCTTCGCCGTCCCGAAGGGCGTCAACCTCCCATGAACCGGGTAAAACTCATGCCAGCGACCGCTATGGGTATCGATCGCCTCCGCGAAGGCGAATGGAAGAAGTTCAAGAGCCGGAACCTGCTTCTCCTGGCCAACCAGGCCTCTTTGGACCGCCGCCTCGAACCGTCCTGGAGCGTCATCGCACAGACGCTCCCGGGGCGCCTCAAGGGGCTCCTCGGACCGCAGCACGGCTTCGGAGGAGAAGATCAGGACAACATGGTCGAAACCCCCCATGCCCGGGACGAGGAGACCGGTCTCCCGGTCTACAGCCTTTACGCCGAGACTCGGGCCCCGCTTCCCTTCATGCTCGAGGGGGTCGACTGCCTGATGGTCGATTTGCAGGACGTCGGGACAAGGGTCTACACCTTCGCCTCTACCCTGCTCAACTGCATGAGGGCGGCCGCCGAGGCCGGCGTCGGCGTGGCCGTCCTCGACCGGCCGAACCCCCTCGGGGGGCGGGTGATCGAAGGCAATCTCCTGCAGGAGGACTTCTTCTCGTTTGTCGGCCCGGCCCGACTCCCCATGCGCCACGGCTTGACCATGGGCGAGATGGCCCTTCTCTTCAAAGAGGCCTTCTCCATCGAGTGTGACCTCGAGATCATCGCCATGGGGGGCTGGGAGCGGCGGATGCTGTGGTCCGACACAGGTCTTCGCTGGCTCATGCCTTCACCCAATATGCCGCTCTTCGAAACGGCGCTTGTCTACCCCGGGCAGGTCGCCCTCGAGGGAACCAACCTGTCCGAAGGACGCGGAACGTGCCGCCCGTTCGAGATCTTCGGCGCCCCTTACATCGACCGGAAGGCGGTCCTGGAGGCCCTCAGCCCGGCATGCCGCCGGGGCATCCGCCTTCAGCCCTTCACCTTCCGCCCCACCTTCAACAAATGGCACCATCAACTGTGCAAAGGGTTCATGATCCACGTACTCGACCCCGGCCTCTACGAACCCTACCTCACCTCTCTCGCCCTCATCCAGAGCATTGCGCAGGTTCACCCAGGCGATTTTGCCTGGAAAGAGCCTCCCTATGAATACGAGTACAAAAAAAAGCCCATTGATTTGATCATGGGCGATGATGAATTCCGAAAAGGCCTGGAGAATGGCATCCCCGTCAGCCGGTTGAAGGAGCGCTGGCATCCGGATCTGTCCGATTA harbors:
- a CDS encoding putative NADH oxidase (Evidence 3 : Putative function from multiple computational evidences); protein product: MQFPHLFSPVSINGMNLQNRIVMTAMHLGYTPEGTVTDRLIDFYVPRARSGVGLIIVGGCPIDEYAGMANMICLHEDRFLPGLERLTSAVHDAGGRIAAQLYQAGRYTHSAMIGGRQPFSASAVRSRLTGETPRALDLAEIPEVQEHFAEAAVRARKAGFDAVEILGSAGYLISQFFSPLTNLREDRYGGSLENRMRFGVEVVEKVRRAVGPDYPIIMRLAGNDFMEGGNGNAEARAFAAALEKAGVDLFNVTGGWHETRVPQLTMHVPRAGYVYLAQGVKSAVGVPVLASNRINDPETAEEVLRSGGVDLVTMARGLLADPELPRKAREGKAHLIDHCIGCNQGCFDSIFSFRPATCLVNPQAGMEGQWRAEPAAQPKRVVVIGGGPAGMKCARTAAERGHEVILFEKADRLGGQLLLNRLIPGRGEMVTAARDLAAHLAELPVDVRLGQAADVAAVKEIRPDAVVIATGARPMKPPIPGIERPDVVQSWDLLDGRAGVGRRVVVIGGNAVGLETALYLASIGTLPPEVLHFLMANRAESVETLLNGIDRGIKEVVVVEMLKKAGKDIGQSTRWTVMAELKRLGVTVLTGAKAVAIGDGFVEIEKDGEAEQLQADSVVLAAGSRAERGLAAALEGLVPEIYVIGDASEPRKALDATREGFRTGLKL
- a CDS encoding hypothetical protein (Evidence 5 : Unknown function) — its product is MVFFANLGVNLHVCLCGDHQVASAQTLDFLDIGQTGTRPAGVGLSTRSV
- a CDS encoding conserved hypothetical protein (Evidence 4 : Unknown function but conserved in other organisms) — its product is MARPSNSIYLILCILSLCMMGSAWGRSGPLEAIESPFLRVHYEPGLEERAREVLSAYPAANAELEAVFGWRLKTPPEVLLTADRAAFERSTQSGVIVAFAVPARNLIVMECSRGFEKPFSLETILKHEMCHLLLHSRITEVPLPRWFDEGVCQWATDGVSEIVMDQRAGLLDQAVLSGRLIPLRHLEGGFPLEEYPLRLAYEQSKSVVLYIVERYGREALMRILASMASGADLEEVIERDFFLTPGRFEKEWRDDLRASVSWLSYLSGHLYEILFVLAALASVYAFVRAWIRKRRYLREMPDDPDDLTLH
- a CDS encoding conserved hypothetical protein (Evidence 4 : Unknown function but conserved in other organisms) is translated as MNRVKLMPATAMGIDRLREGEWKKFKSRNLLLLANQASLDRRLEPSWSVIAQTLPGRLKGLLGPQHGFGGEDQDNMVETPHARDEETGLPVYSLYAETRAPLPFMLEGVDCLMVDLQDVGTRVYTFASTLLNCMRAAAEAGVGVAVLDRPNPLGGRVIEGNLLQEDFFSFVGPARLPMRHGLTMGEMALLFKEAFSIECDLEIIAMGGWERRMLWSDTGLRWLMPSPNMPLFETALVYPGQVALEGTNLSEGRGTCRPFEIFGAPYIDRKAVLEALSPACRRGIRLQPFTFRPTFNKWHHQLCKGFMIHVLDPGLYEPYLTSLALIQSIAQVHPGDFAWKEPPYEYEYKKKPIDLIMGDDEFRKGLENGIPVSRLKERWHPDLSDYGEWRRPFLLYT